The genomic region TCAATTCCCTAACAATTGCGCGGCTGCCCCGCCCGCCGCCATCGGCCGAGGCGCGTCCGGTCTGCGCCGTAATATCGGGGTAGGCGTCGGCTCGGAGACAAGCGAGGCACCGCTGCAATGACCGACTCAAGTGCCGAGAGCTTCCAGGAAGTGCCGATCCGGGACCAGTCGATCCGCCTCGGTCAACTGCTCAAGCTGGCCAATCTGATCGCGTCGGGATCGGACGCAAAGCCCCTCCTCGGCTCCGGGAAGATCCTCGTGAACGGCGACGTCGAGTCGCGGCGCGGGCGCACGCTCTGGCCCGGAGACCGTGTTACTTGTGGTGACGTCGTCGTGCAGGTGACGCGCGCCGCCGAGGCGGACAACGCGCGATAGCGCCGCGCGGCGGGCCCTTCTCGAGGGTGAGAGCAACCAGCCGCCCCGCACACGGTGACGCCGCGACACCGGCGCGCCGCGCGGTGTGCCGGGGCGCGGCGCTGTTAGGGGACGGGCCCTTCCTGGGTAGCACCCCGGAATGAGCAACCCGCCCGTTGACAGCTACTGGCTCGGCCCGACCTACGAGTTCCACGCCGGACCGTGGCTGCTCACGGCGGGGATCCCCGTCGAAGAGGGCCGGCTCGAGTGGATGCTCAGCCACCTTCCCGATGGAGTGGCAGATTCGTCGCGCTCCTTTGTCCTCGACCCGCACGCGACGCGCGACGACCTCGAAGCCGCGCTCGCCGACCTTGCCCCCGACGTCGTTCGGGAGCTCGTCGAGCGGGTGATGGAGCAATCCGAGCCGAGCCTCCTGTCGAGAGAGGGCGGCGACGAGGGACTCGCCTGATGTCGCGGCGCTGCGCCGTCCGGCCGAAGGCGGCGCAGGCACCCCGCGGCCGGCACAACGGCGCTGAACGGGGTGGGGCCGGTCACACTCACGAGCTCGGCGCTGGGCTCCGTGCTGCGGCTCCGGCCGCTACCCGACGTTCAGGTCGGCGGCCGCCCGGAA from Acidimicrobiales bacterium harbors:
- a CDS encoding RNA-binding S4 domain-containing protein, whose product is MTDSSAESFQEVPIRDQSIRLGQLLKLANLIASGSDAKPLLGSGKILVNGDVESRRGRTLWPGDRVTCGDVVVQVTRAAEADNAR